In the genome of Triticum urartu cultivar G1812 chromosome 5, Tu2.1, whole genome shotgun sequence, one region contains:
- the LOC125556240 gene encoding tricin synthase 1-like, giving the protein MTAPAPAAGSNLHSKTLLKSEQLYQYILESTVFPREPDCLRELRVATAAHPMARMAASPDQVQLFGLLIEMLGARNAVEVGLFTGYSLLATALALPDDGKVVAIDVTRESYDEIGAPVVEKAGMAHKIDFRVGLALPVLDQLVAEDGNLGKFDFAFVDADKANFHHYHERLLRLVRVGGLIAYDNTLWGGSVAAPDDEALSERDRELAGIARGFNAALTADRRVQVCQLAISDGIMLCRRVA; this is encoded by the exons ATgaccgcccccgcccccgccgccggGAGCAACCTCCACAGCAAGACCCTCCTCAAGAGCGAGCAGCTCTACCAG TACATACTGGAGTCCACGGTGTTCCCGCGCGAGCCCGACTGCCTCCGGGAGCTGCGCGTCGCCACCGCGGCCCACCCCAT GGCTCGCATGGCGGCGTCGCCGGACCAGGTGCAGCTGTTCGGCCTGCTGATCGAGATGCTCGGCGCCAGGAACGCCGTCGAGGTCGGCCTGTTCACCGGGTactcgctgctggccaccgcccTCGCCCTCCCCGACGACGGCAAG GTCGTGGCCATCGACGTTACGCGCGAGAGCTACGACGAGATAGGGGCGCCGGTGGTGGAGAAGGCCGGGATGGCGCACAAGATCGACTTCCGCGTCGGGCTCGCGCTGCCGGTGCTGGATCAGCTCGTCGCCGAG GATGGCAACCTGGGCAAGTTCGACTTCGCCTTCGTGGACGCGGACAAGGCCAACTTCCACCACTACCACGAGCGGCTGCTGCGGCTGGTCAGGGTCGGGGGGCTCATCGCCTACGACAACACGCTATGGGGCGGCTCCGTGGCCGCGCCGGACGACGAGGCGCTGTCGGAGCGCGACCGGGAGCTCGCGGGGATCGCCAGGGGGTTCAACGCGGCGCTCACCGCCGACCGCCGTGTCCAGGTGTGCCAGCTCGCCATCTCCGACGGGATCATGCTGTGCCGCCGCGTCGCGTGA